In Desulfovibrio psychrotolerans, a single window of DNA contains:
- a CDS encoding bifunctional acetate--CoA ligase family protein/GNAT family N-acetyltransferase, whose product MSASKLELMFKPTSVVVIGATDEPGEPGNIIMKNLLAGKFLGPVLPVNPHVGSVMRIPSYSAIDTLPLTADLAIICSPPETIPGYIEELGKRGTQNAIIMSRGYFRFNREKLEVQKRELLDVAKKYRVRVLGPNCLGFINPSVGVNASVAQRDALPGKVAFVTQSDALFTTILDWAASKSIGFSHFISLGDRYDIHFEDVLDYLNDDVSTRAVLLYIETIENARQFMSAVRALARNKPVLVIKAGRSEAGAAAAAAHSGMLLGSDDVYDTAFRRAGMLRVFDIDTLFDTVETIALARPLKGERLGIVTNGGGPGFLATDMLLEGGGQLAELSEETCQTLDNELGSGWSYWNPLIMRSDADGEMYAKAVTTLLRETDVDALLVMHVPTAGVDSSEIAEHVIKACKKTKKLLLTSWLGIDDAESARKRFTEAGFPSFFTPDKAVRAFLNLVQYRRNQEMLVEAPASLPDDFHPDAFMVRGIVVSALEEKRQMLTIQESCAVLSAYGIPIVETRIAANAAEAAAAAQEIGFPVVLKVNSPDIYRKSLAGGVALDLESEEDVLAAAEAIVSRVRHDQPDARISGFIVQRMTRRARARELAVETATDPVFGPIIRFGQGGSLASITQDRQTALPPLNMSLAHELITRTRIHTLLKGNRDIPAADLDAVHSTLVKVSQLIIDIPEIFELEIDPLFADEEGVVALDANIRIAWTTSSGTEQLAIRPYPKELEECVQLKDGSKVDLRPIRPEDEPDHWDFLEHMSPEDKRFRFFGNVGTLPRAEMVKLTQIDYDREMAFIAKGQAPDGPYKTLGVARAMIQAGNTSAEFAVAVRSDLKRMGLGRLLMEKILRYLQSRRTQRIIGAALSDNKGMIELARSLGFTVTKDFDDDVHHFEMVIDDDE is encoded by the coding sequence TGCTGGCGGGCAAGTTCCTCGGCCCGGTGCTGCCTGTGAATCCGCATGTGGGCAGCGTGATGCGCATTCCCAGCTACTCCGCCATAGACACCCTGCCCCTGACGGCGGACCTTGCCATAATCTGTTCACCACCGGAAACCATCCCCGGCTACATAGAAGAGCTTGGCAAACGGGGTACGCAGAACGCCATTATCATGTCGCGCGGCTACTTCCGCTTTAACCGCGAAAAACTGGAAGTGCAGAAGCGGGAACTGCTCGACGTGGCCAAAAAATACCGCGTGCGGGTGCTCGGCCCCAACTGCCTCGGCTTCATCAATCCCTCGGTGGGCGTTAACGCCAGCGTGGCACAGCGAGACGCCCTGCCCGGCAAGGTGGCCTTTGTCACCCAGTCCGATGCGCTGTTCACCACCATACTGGACTGGGCTGCCTCCAAGAGCATAGGATTTTCCCATTTTATCTCGCTGGGCGACAGGTACGACATCCACTTTGAAGATGTGCTGGACTACCTGAACGACGATGTTTCTACCCGCGCCGTGCTGCTGTACATAGAAACCATTGAAAATGCCCGCCAGTTCATGTCTGCCGTGCGCGCCCTTGCCCGCAACAAACCGGTGCTGGTTATCAAGGCGGGCCGGTCTGAAGCGGGTGCGGCAGCCGCCGCAGCCCATTCCGGCATGCTGCTCGGCTCGGACGATGTGTATGACACCGCCTTCCGCCGGGCGGGCATGCTGCGCGTGTTCGACATAGACACCCTGTTTGACACCGTGGAGACCATTGCCCTTGCGCGACCGCTCAAGGGCGAGCGTCTGGGCATAGTCACCAACGGCGGCGGGCCCGGCTTTCTGGCAACGGACATGCTGCTGGAGGGCGGCGGGCAGCTTGCCGAGCTTTCCGAAGAAACCTGCCAGACACTGGACAATGAACTTGGCAGCGGCTGGTCCTACTGGAACCCCCTTATCATGCGCAGCGACGCGGACGGCGAGATGTACGCCAAGGCCGTGACCACCCTGCTGCGTGAAACCGATGTGGACGCCCTTCTGGTCATGCACGTGCCCACGGCGGGGGTGGACAGCTCTGAAATTGCGGAACACGTTATCAAGGCGTGCAAGAAGACCAAAAAGCTGTTGCTCACCAGCTGGCTGGGCATAGACGATGCGGAATCGGCGCGGAAACGATTCACCGAGGCGGGATTCCCTTCCTTTTTCACGCCGGACAAGGCCGTGCGCGCCTTTCTGAACTTAGTGCAGTACCGCCGCAACCAGGAAATGCTTGTGGAAGCCCCGGCATCGCTGCCGGATGACTTCCACCCGGACGCCTTTATGGTGCGCGGCATTGTGGTTTCCGCCCTGGAAGAAAAACGGCAGATGCTCACCATTCAGGAATCGTGCGCCGTGCTTTCTGCCTACGGCATTCCCATTGTGGAAACACGCATTGCCGCCAACGCGGCAGAGGCGGCGGCAGCGGCACAGGAGATTGGCTTTCCCGTGGTGCTTAAGGTGAACTCGCCGGATATCTACCGCAAGTCGCTGGCGGGCGGGGTGGCCCTTGACCTTGAATCGGAAGAGGATGTGCTTGCGGCGGCAGAGGCCATAGTCTCCCGCGTGCGGCACGACCAGCCGGACGCCCGCATTTCCGGCTTTATTGTGCAGCGCATGACCCGCCGCGCCAGAGCCCGCGAACTGGCCGTGGAAACCGCCACAGACCCTGTGTTCGGCCCCATTATCCGCTTCGGGCAGGGCGGTTCGCTGGCTTCCATCACGCAGGACAGGCAGACGGCTCTGCCTCCCCTGAACATGAGCCTTGCCCACGAACTCATCACCCGCACCAGAATCCACACCCTGCTCAAGGGCAACCGCGATATTCCCGCCGCCGATCTGGACGCCGTTCACTCCACGCTGGTCAAGGTTTCCCAGCTGATCATCGACATTCCGGAAATATTCGAACTGGAAATTGATCCCCTGTTTGCGGATGAAGAGGGCGTGGTGGCGCTGGACGCAAACATCCGCATTGCATGGACCACATCCTCCGGCACGGAGCAACTGGCCATACGCCCGTACCCCAAGGAGCTGGAAGAGTGCGTGCAGCTTAAAGACGGTTCCAAGGTGGACCTGCGGCCCATACGGCCCGAAGACGAACCGGACCACTGGGATTTTTTGGAACACATGTCACCGGAAGACAAACGGTTCCGCTTTTTCGGCAACGTGGGCACCCTGCCCCGTGCGGAGATGGTCAAGCTTACCCAGATTGACTACGACCGCGAGATGGCCTTTATCGCCAAGGGGCAGGCACCGGACGGCCCGTACAAGACGCTGGGGGTGGCCCGCGCCATGATTCAGGCGGGCAACACCAGCGCCGAATTTGCCGTTGCCGTGCGGTCTGACCTGAAACGCATGGGCCTTGGACGTCTGCTCATGGAAAAAATTCTCCGGTATCTCCAGAGCCGCCGGACACAGCGCATCATCGGTGCCGCCCTCAGCGACAACAAGGGCATG